In one Juglans regia cultivar Chandler chromosome 11, Walnut 2.0, whole genome shotgun sequence genomic region, the following are encoded:
- the LOC108998876 gene encoding small nuclear ribonucleoprotein E-like, protein MASTKVQRIMTQPINLIFRFLQSKARIQIWLFEQRDLRIEGRIIGFDEYMNLVLDDAEEVNVKKKSRKSLGRILLKGDNITLMMNTGK, encoded by the exons ATGGCAAGCACAAAAGTTCAGAGGATCATGACCCAGCCCATC AACCTGATTTTCAGGTTCCTTCAGAGT AAAGCTCGCATTCAAATATGGCTTTTTGAGCAGCGAGACCTGAGGATTGAGGGCCGGATCATT GGCTTTGATGAGTACATGAATTTGGTTCTGGATGATGCTGAAGAAGTCAACGTTAAGAAGAAGAGCAGAAAATCTTTAG GGCGGATTCTTCTCAAGGGAGACAACATAACTCTGATGATGAACAC GGGAAAATGA
- the LOC108998781 gene encoding protein GLUTAMINE DUMPER 3: MAAREPFNVTAKSPLAAPPHSPWHSPVPYLFGGLAAMLGLIAFALLILACSYWRLSGYLEGDGAAERDLEAGEGKSDDTQKPPPVFEEKILVIMAGEVKPTFLATPMSSRSSSFTDSCSSCGNEKKVEMAETAKQQGVGDHVQVPQENENRETRPETSVDQAH, encoded by the coding sequence ATGGCAGCCAGAGAGCCTTTCAACGTAACCGCCAAGTCTCCCTTGGCGGCGCCGCCTCACTCGCCTTGGCATTCTCCGGTTCCTTACTTGTTTGGTGGCTTGGCAGCCATGTTGGGCCTCATTGCTTTTGCTCTGCTAATCCTTGCATGCTCCTATTGGAGGCTTTCCGGGTATCTCGAGGGAGACGGCGCCGCAGAGAGAGACCTCGAGGCTGGCGAGGGGAAGAGCGATGACACCCAGAAGCCGCCACCGGTGTTTGAAGAGAAAATTTTGGTGATTATGGCGGGTGAAGTGAAGCCAACATTCTTGGCTACACCCATGTCCAGTCGGTCGTCTTCTTTCACGGATAGTTGTAGCAGTTGTGGTAACGAGAAGAAGGTGGAAATGGCGGAGACTGCAAAGCAGCAAGGTGTTGGTGATCATGTCCAGGTACCACAAGAGAATGAGAACAGGGAGACCCGGCCTGAAACCTCAGTAGATCAGGCCCATTAA